In Rahnella sikkimica, the following are encoded in one genomic region:
- a CDS encoding glutathione S-transferase family protein, translating to MIIVHHLDNSRSQRILWMLEELSVPYEVKQYQRDKKSMLAPASLKKVHPLGKSPVLEDNGLILAESGAIIEYLQEVYDEAGTLKPAAFAERQQYRYWMHYAEGSLMPLLVMKLIFSRLGKPPMPWLIRPVAGAIGQGVQKNYLDKQIYTHMDYLEKHLATHPYFAGYQFSAADIQMSFPIEAINARTGLGKYPHINAWLSNVTARPAYQKVLENGGPFTILR from the coding sequence ATGATCATAGTGCATCATTTGGATAATTCACGTTCACAGCGAATCTTATGGATGCTGGAAGAACTGAGCGTTCCCTACGAAGTTAAGCAGTATCAGCGGGATAAAAAGTCGATGCTGGCCCCCGCTTCGCTGAAAAAAGTGCATCCTCTGGGTAAATCGCCGGTGCTGGAAGACAACGGGCTGATCCTTGCCGAGTCTGGTGCCATTATCGAATACTTGCAGGAAGTTTATGATGAGGCCGGGACGCTGAAACCGGCGGCCTTCGCTGAGCGTCAGCAATACCGCTACTGGATGCATTATGCCGAAGGTTCGCTGATGCCGTTGCTGGTGATGAAACTGATTTTCAGCCGTTTAGGCAAACCGCCGATGCCGTGGCTGATCCGCCCTGTTGCGGGCGCAATCGGGCAGGGCGTACAGAAAAACTATCTGGATAAACAAATTTATACCCACATGGATTATCTGGAGAAACATCTCGCCACGCATCCTTATTTTGCCGGCTATCAGTTCAGCGCAGCAGATATTCAGATGAGTTTCCCGATAGAGGCGATAAATGCACGTACCGGGCTCGGGAAATACCCACACATCAATGCGTGGTTATCGAATGTAACCGCGCGTCCTGCTTATCAAAAAGTCCTGGAGAATGGCGGACCCTTCACTATATTGCGTTAA
- a CDS encoding methyl-accepting chemotaxis protein — MKKITNLSVLTRLLGAFALVLGLMLILAAMSAWLLNGSNQQIESYRAYRLPGVQYPLVMRGTLAELRLQQVQYIASPQGAPRDGHRAEILQAVANFKAAENSYHKLDSGGSKSALFTQIVNNFEQFSLANDAVIAAVERNDIAQATQISGDNSRKYRTQLMADLATLVSDELANSEKAAAQARSRYHNASMMFMALVGFAFLVSLAMALLLARNLVKQLGGEPAYAASIMREIAAGNLAAKIALKPGDTGSLLASLEGMNQQLNKTIHQIMEGSESINHAASEIEQGNIDLSQRTEEQAASLVQTSSNMQNLTTTVSQNAENAREASALAHETSKTASQGGAIVTGMQAHMRDVSGSSREIINIISVIEGIAFQTNLLALNAAVEAARAGTQGKGFAVVASEVRVLAQKSGQAAKEIKDLIQGTVSKIAEGSQQADRASKAMQDIVSSVNKVAGIVSEISTASSEQHTGIHEVGIAVDQMDRVTQQNAALVEQAAAAAQSLTEQSIELRNAVRFFRTAAVQS, encoded by the coding sequence ATGAAAAAAATAACCAATCTCTCTGTACTGACGCGCTTACTGGGTGCGTTCGCCCTTGTTCTGGGCCTGATGCTGATCCTCGCGGCGATGTCTGCCTGGCTGCTCAATGGCAGCAATCAGCAAATTGAAAGTTACCGCGCCTACCGGCTTCCCGGCGTGCAGTATCCGTTAGTGATGCGCGGTACGCTGGCAGAATTACGGCTGCAACAGGTGCAGTACATCGCCTCGCCACAGGGTGCGCCGCGCGACGGCCATCGTGCTGAAATCCTGCAGGCCGTGGCGAACTTTAAAGCCGCCGAAAATTCCTATCACAAGCTGGACAGCGGCGGCAGTAAATCCGCGCTGTTTACGCAAATCGTGAATAACTTTGAACAGTTCTCGCTGGCGAACGACGCCGTCATTGCCGCGGTTGAGCGCAACGACATTGCGCAGGCGACACAAATCAGCGGCGACAACTCACGCAAATACCGCACGCAACTGATGGCTGACCTGGCGACGCTGGTCAGCGATGAGCTGGCAAACAGTGAAAAGGCCGCCGCGCAGGCACGCAGCCGTTATCACAATGCCAGCATGATGTTCATGGCGCTGGTGGGATTTGCCTTTCTTGTCTCGCTGGCGATGGCGTTACTGCTGGCGCGCAATCTGGTGAAACAGCTGGGTGGCGAACCGGCGTATGCGGCGTCGATCATGCGTGAAATCGCCGCCGGAAATCTGGCGGCGAAAATTGCGCTCAAACCGGGCGATACCGGCAGCCTGCTGGCCTCGCTGGAAGGGATGAATCAGCAGCTCAATAAAACCATTCATCAGATTATGGAAGGCAGCGAGTCCATTAATCACGCGGCCAGCGAAATCGAACAGGGCAATATTGATTTGTCGCAGCGCACGGAAGAACAGGCGGCGTCGCTGGTGCAGACCAGTTCAAACATGCAAAACCTGACAACAACCGTCAGCCAGAACGCTGAAAATGCCCGTGAAGCCAGCGCGCTGGCGCATGAAACCTCGAAAACGGCCTCGCAGGGCGGCGCGATTGTGACCGGTATGCAGGCGCATATGCGCGACGTTTCCGGCAGTTCCCGCGAGATTATCAACATTATCAGCGTGATTGAGGGCATCGCGTTTCAGACCAATTTACTGGCGCTGAATGCCGCCGTGGAAGCCGCGCGAGCCGGAACGCAGGGGAAAGGGTTTGCCGTAGTCGCCAGCGAAGTGCGCGTGCTGGCGCAAAAAAGCGGGCAGGCGGCGAAAGAAATCAAAGACCTGATCCAGGGGACGGTGAGCAAAATCGCCGAGGGTTCACAGCAGGCGGATCGCGCCAGTAAAGCGATGCAGGATATCGTCAGTTCGGTGAATAAAGTCGCCGGGATCGTCAGTGAAATTTCGACCGCAAGTTCGGAACAACACACGGGGATCCACGAAGTCGGGATTGCGGTCGATCAGATGGACAGGGTGACGCAGCAAAATGCGGCGCTGGTTGAACAGGCCGCCGCAGCGGCGCAATCCCTGACCGAACAGAGCATCGAGTTGCGCAATGCCGTGCGGTTTTTCCGCACGGCGGCAGTTCAAAGCTGA
- a CDS encoding molybdate ABC transporter substrate-binding protein: protein MANSIKVLAAGSLRRAWAPLCEAFQDKTGTKVVTEFGPAGLLRDRIEQGEKVDLFASANTAHPLALQQHGKAREVDAFCGNSLCVTARKGPALDKLNWLSVLLDSRFRLATSTPQSDPSGDYAWQMFELIERRHPGAGEALRNKALRLVGGEKSAKIPEGKLAAEWLISSGQADVFIGYTSYAASLRENDALEVYNIPADYNVRARYALATCTEKGKPLAEFILSETGQHILQNAGFCGKHSVMQE, encoded by the coding sequence ATGGCAAACTCGATCAAAGTGCTGGCCGCAGGCAGCCTGCGCCGCGCATGGGCACCGTTGTGTGAGGCTTTTCAGGATAAAACCGGCACCAAGGTGGTGACCGAATTCGGTCCTGCCGGGCTGCTGCGCGACAGAATTGAACAGGGTGAGAAAGTCGATTTATTCGCTTCGGCCAACACCGCGCATCCGCTGGCCTTGCAACAACACGGCAAGGCGCGGGAGGTCGATGCGTTTTGCGGAAACAGCCTGTGCGTCACGGCGCGCAAAGGGCCGGCGCTGGACAAGCTTAACTGGCTGAGCGTATTGCTCGACTCGCGTTTTCGCCTCGCCACCTCAACCCCGCAAAGCGATCCTTCCGGCGATTACGCCTGGCAGATGTTTGAACTGATTGAGCGGCGTCATCCGGGCGCGGGTGAGGCTTTGCGCAATAAAGCGCTGCGTCTGGTCGGGGGTGAGAAATCGGCAAAAATCCCGGAAGGGAAACTGGCCGCAGAATGGCTGATTAGCAGCGGGCAAGCCGATGTGTTTATCGGCTACACCAGTTACGCCGCTTCGCTGCGGGAAAACGATGCACTGGAGGTTTACAACATTCCGGCGGATTACAACGTGCGAGCCCGTTATGCGCTCGCAACGTGTACGGAAAAAGGCAAACCGCTGGCAGAATTTATTCTTTCAGAAACCGGCCAGCACATTTTGCAGAATGCCGGTTTTTGCGGAAAACATTCGGTGATGCAGGAATAG
- a CDS encoding ABC transporter substrate-binding protein, which translates to MRAFSSKLLPSALLLGLVLSFSSQSALASRQITDQLGRQVTIPDQVDRVVVLQHQTLNLLVQLDATKDIVGVLNNWQQQLGSGYVRLAPSLEKTPVVGDLTSVNLESVVALHPQVVFVTNYAPQEMIDQISQTGIAVVAISLRDDPKGEEHKMNPVLPDEDQAYTEGLKKGIQLIGEVVNRQKQAQSLIDYTFAQRQLVGTRLKTIPADQRIRTYMANPDLTTYGSGKYTGLMMSHAGALNVAEATVKGYKQVSLEQVIAWDPQVIFVQDRYPEVVGQITHDPKWQSIDAVKNHRVYLMPEYAKAWGYPMPEALAIGELWMAKKLYPQKFADIDMQKQADAYYQRFYRTDFKPAAEAAHAGK; encoded by the coding sequence GTGCGCGCATTTTCTTCCAAATTACTGCCATCCGCTTTACTGCTCGGCCTTGTCCTGAGCTTCTCGTCGCAATCCGCCCTGGCCTCACGCCAGATCACCGACCAGCTCGGGCGTCAGGTGACGATCCCCGATCAGGTTGATCGCGTGGTCGTGCTGCAACATCAGACGCTCAATCTTCTGGTTCAGCTTGATGCGACCAAAGATATCGTCGGCGTGCTCAACAACTGGCAGCAACAGCTGGGCAGCGGTTACGTGCGTCTTGCGCCGTCTCTGGAAAAAACGCCGGTGGTGGGCGATTTGACCAGCGTGAACCTGGAAAGCGTAGTCGCCCTGCATCCGCAGGTGGTATTCGTCACCAACTATGCACCGCAGGAAATGATCGACCAGATCAGCCAGACCGGTATCGCGGTCGTCGCTATTTCTTTGCGTGATGATCCGAAAGGGGAAGAACATAAGATGAATCCGGTGCTGCCGGATGAAGATCAGGCGTATACCGAAGGGTTGAAGAAAGGGATCCAGCTGATCGGGGAAGTGGTCAATCGTCAGAAACAGGCGCAGTCATTGATCGACTATACTTTTGCTCAGCGCCAGTTAGTGGGCACGCGGCTGAAAACCATTCCGGCTGACCAGCGCATTCGCACTTACATGGCCAATCCTGACCTGACCACCTACGGTTCCGGTAAATATACCGGGCTGATGATGTCCCATGCCGGTGCGCTCAACGTGGCCGAGGCGACCGTGAAAGGCTACAAACAGGTTTCACTTGAGCAGGTGATCGCCTGGGATCCGCAGGTGATCTTCGTGCAGGACAGGTATCCGGAAGTCGTCGGTCAGATCACCCACGACCCGAAATGGCAGAGCATTGATGCGGTCAAAAATCATCGCGTTTATCTGATGCCGGAATACGCCAAAGCCTGGGGCTACCCGATGCCTGAAGCGCTGGCAATCGGTGAATTGTGGATGGCGAAAAAACTGTATCCGCAAAAATTCGCCGACATCGATATGCAAAAACAGGCTGACGCCTATTATCAGCGCTTCTACCGGACAGACTTCAAACCTGCCGCCGAAGCGGCGCACGCCGGGAAATAA
- a CDS encoding putative bifunctional diguanylate cyclase/phosphodiesterase, whose product MFSSNYNNVLVMFSFIVAMLASYTALDMAGRVATTEGKASRLWLSGGAIAMGIGIWSMHFIGMLAFNSAMPMGYDPFITLLSMVIAIISSAFALWLVCLPHLPARRLLAGALLMGGGIAAMHYTGMAAMLMMPPIVYDYGWVALSVVVAIVASGAALWMAFHLRQQSPNVRLLRVSAAVVMGTAIVGMHYIGMAAAKFPMDSHSMAAFSGVDNNWLALLVIVVTLAILAITLIISVLDGRMQARTSILASSLAKANRELTQLALHDNLTRLPNRLLLEDRLGQAFQKASRGESQFAVLFLDLDGFKAVNDAFGHHIGDQLLISVTERLQSQLRATDTLARLGGDEFVLLMEITEPADASQLADRLVHLIARPFYVSRYELLVSASIGIAVYPGDGENERELILNADAAMYHTKNSGRNGHSFFQPSMNANAQNQLQMLNDLRLAIEHHELRLHYQPKFIAPYGPVSGFEALLRWERNGITLSPDVFLPLAEKTGLIIPIGEWVLNEACRQLREWHLAGHTNWTVAVNLSTLQFEQANLVEMVIDTVERHQIPPEMLTLEVTETTAMRNPDVSVEILERLTQYGVKASIDDFGTGYSSLLYLKRLPASELKIDGAFINDLIAGSEDASIVSAIIALGQTLNLKVVAEGVETIQQQDFLTQLGCDTLQGYLLGRPMTPQQIAQHPDSDWDAQVKIIDKV is encoded by the coding sequence ATGTTTTCCAGTAATTACAACAATGTGCTTGTAATGTTTTCGTTCATTGTTGCAATGCTTGCCTCTTATACCGCGCTTGATATGGCTGGCCGGGTTGCCACGACAGAGGGAAAGGCTTCCCGTCTCTGGTTAAGTGGGGGTGCCATTGCGATGGGCATCGGGATCTGGTCCATGCATTTTATCGGTATGCTGGCCTTTAATTCTGCTATGCCAATGGGTTACGACCCGTTTATCACGCTGCTTTCTATGGTGATCGCCATTATCTCGTCGGCCTTTGCGCTGTGGCTGGTCTGCCTGCCGCATTTACCGGCGCGGCGTTTGCTGGCCGGCGCGTTGCTGATGGGCGGCGGAATTGCCGCGATGCATTACACCGGCATGGCGGCCATGCTGATGATGCCGCCGATTGTTTATGATTACGGGTGGGTTGCACTGTCCGTTGTTGTAGCGATTGTCGCCTCGGGTGCCGCCTTGTGGATGGCGTTCCATCTGCGCCAGCAATCCCCCAACGTCCGGCTGTTACGCGTCAGCGCCGCCGTGGTGATGGGCACGGCGATTGTCGGCATGCATTACATCGGCATGGCAGCGGCCAAATTCCCGATGGACAGCCACAGTATGGCGGCGTTCAGCGGTGTGGATAACAACTGGCTGGCGCTGCTGGTGATTGTGGTGACACTGGCGATTCTGGCGATTACGCTCATTATTTCAGTTCTCGATGGCCGTATGCAGGCGCGCACGTCCATTCTGGCGTCGTCGCTGGCAAAGGCTAACCGCGAGCTGACGCAACTGGCGCTGCACGACAATCTCACCCGTTTGCCTAACCGTTTGTTGCTGGAAGACCGCCTCGGGCAGGCTTTCCAGAAAGCGTCACGCGGTGAATCTCAGTTTGCCGTGCTGTTTCTCGATCTCGACGGTTTCAAAGCGGTGAATGACGCGTTCGGCCACCATATTGGCGATCAGTTGCTGATCTCGGTCACAGAACGTTTGCAGTCTCAGCTCCGTGCAACCGATACGCTGGCGCGTCTGGGGGGCGATGAGTTTGTGCTGCTGATGGAGATAACAGAACCGGCCGATGCCTCGCAACTGGCTGACCGGCTGGTGCATCTGATTGCGCGTCCGTTTTACGTTTCCCGCTACGAACTGCTGGTGTCCGCCAGCATCGGCATTGCCGTGTATCCGGGTGACGGCGAAAACGAACGCGAGCTCATCCTCAATGCCGATGCGGCGATGTATCACACCAAAAACTCCGGCCGCAACGGGCACAGTTTCTTCCAGCCGTCGATGAACGCCAACGCGCAAAATCAGTTGCAGATGCTCAATGATTTGCGCCTGGCGATTGAACACCACGAGCTGCGTTTACATTATCAGCCGAAATTTATTGCGCCTTACGGGCCGGTCAGCGGATTCGAAGCACTGCTGCGCTGGGAGCGTAACGGCATCACCCTCAGCCCGGACGTTTTCCTGCCGCTGGCGGAAAAAACCGGTCTGATCATTCCGATTGGCGAATGGGTGCTGAACGAAGCGTGCCGTCAGCTGCGCGAATGGCATCTTGCCGGACACACGAACTGGACCGTCGCCGTGAACCTCTCCACGTTGCAGTTTGAGCAGGCTAATCTGGTGGAAATGGTGATTGATACCGTTGAGCGTCATCAGATCCCGCCGGAAATGCTGACGCTGGAAGTGACGGAAACCACGGCGATGCGTAACCCGGATGTCAGCGTGGAAATTCTCGAGCGCCTGACGCAGTACGGCGTCAAAGCGTCTATTGATGATTTCGGTACCGGCTATTCCAGCCTGCTGTATCTGAAACGTCTGCCCGCCAGCGAGCTGAAAATCGACGGCGCGTTTATTAACGATCTGATTGCGGGAAGCGAAGATGCCAGCATTGTTTCGGCGATCATTGCGCTGGGCCAGACGCTGAATCTTAAAGTCGTGGCCGAAGGCGTGGAAACCATCCAGCAACAGGATTTCCTCACGCAGCTGGGCTGCGACACGTTACAGGGCTATCTGCTGGGGCGTCCGATGACGCCGCAACAGATTGCCCAACATCCCGATTCCGACTGGGACGCTCAGGTCAAAATCATCGATAAAGTCTGA
- a CDS encoding LysE family translocator, translating to MPDAAHWIPFLLICVGLVLTPGPNMIYLISRSLCQGPKAGLISLGGVVLGFLFYMLFAALGITALLMAVPFAYDALRIGGAAYLLYMAWQAVKPGGRSPFQVRDLPRDSNRKLFTMGLVTNLLNPKAAVLYLTLLPQFIVPEQGHVLTQSLVLGITQIIVSFTFNALIALSAGYIALFLAGRPLWMVLQRWFMGAVLGGLAVRMLLDGRK from the coding sequence ATGCCAGATGCCGCCCATTGGATCCCCTTTTTACTGATTTGTGTTGGTCTGGTGCTAACACCCGGCCCGAACATGATTTACCTGATTTCGCGTTCGCTGTGTCAGGGCCCGAAAGCCGGGCTGATTTCCCTCGGCGGTGTGGTGCTGGGTTTCCTGTTTTACATGCTGTTTGCCGCGCTCGGCATTACCGCGCTGCTGATGGCGGTGCCGTTCGCCTATGACGCCCTGCGGATCGGCGGCGCGGCATACTTGCTGTATATGGCGTGGCAGGCGGTTAAACCTGGCGGACGCTCGCCGTTTCAGGTCAGAGATTTGCCGCGCGACAGCAACAGAAAGCTCTTTACCATGGGGCTGGTGACCAATTTGCTAAATCCGAAAGCGGCGGTGTTGTACCTGACGTTATTGCCGCAATTTATCGTTCCTGAGCAGGGTCACGTCCTCACGCAATCTCTGGTGCTGGGCATCACGCAAATCATCGTCAGCTTTACCTTCAACGCCCTGATCGCGCTGTCGGCGGGATATATCGCCCTGTTTCTGGCCGGTCGCCCGTTGTGGATGGTGCTTCAGCGCTGGTTTATGGGCGCGGTGCTGGGCGGACTGGCGGTGCGTATGCTGCTCGACGGACGTAAATAG
- a CDS encoding inositol monophosphatase family protein, whose translation MMTHTTMSAKLALASQIAAQAAELALGFFNRRDSIEVSSKRTQDFVSEADVAVEQFIRAQLAQHFPQDAIIGEELGGTLTDAACWVIDPIDGTSNFLRGSPLWGVSLGLVEQKKPVIGVVALPVLNELFAAESGNGIFHNGKPFRRDDRFGDVRIVSLGDSSDDKLDEASAFYQGLRAAEWSVHCYRCTTVGMVFAAKGIIDGHLQRRTTLWDIAGGAVLCQEAGLETVVKFTQLPDGTDNYRHMSVAAGTANLLSVVQPLWPDFSPK comes from the coding sequence ATGATGACTCACACTACGATGTCCGCAAAGCTGGCGTTAGCCAGTCAGATTGCGGCTCAGGCGGCAGAACTGGCGCTGGGTTTTTTCAACCGCCGGGACAGTATCGAAGTCAGCAGTAAACGGACGCAGGATTTTGTTTCGGAAGCCGATGTGGCGGTAGAACAGTTTATCCGTGCGCAGCTGGCACAGCATTTTCCGCAGGACGCGATTATCGGCGAAGAGCTGGGCGGGACGCTGACCGACGCGGCCTGCTGGGTGATTGATCCGATCGACGGCACCTCGAATTTCCTGCGCGGTTCGCCGCTGTGGGGCGTTTCGCTCGGGCTGGTCGAACAGAAGAAACCGGTGATCGGCGTGGTCGCGCTGCCGGTGCTGAACGAGCTTTTTGCGGCAGAATCCGGAAACGGGATTTTCCATAACGGGAAACCTTTCCGCCGCGACGACCGTTTTGGCGATGTCCGGATTGTGTCGCTGGGCGACAGTTCTGACGACAAACTGGATGAGGCGTCGGCGTTTTATCAGGGGCTGCGCGCGGCAGAATGGTCGGTGCATTGTTACCGCTGCACGACGGTCGGCATGGTGTTTGCCGCCAAAGGGATTATCGACGGGCATCTGCAACGCCGCACCACGCTGTGGGATATCGCCGGCGGTGCGGTGTTATGTCAGGAGGCCGGGCTGGAAACCGTGGTGAAATTCACCCAATTGCCGGACGGCACCGATAATTACCGGCACATGTCCGTGGCCGCCGGAACGGCAAATCTGCTGTCCGTGGTTCAGCCGTTATGGCCGGATTTTTCCCCGAAATAA
- a CDS encoding PA4780 family RIO1-like protein kinase has protein sequence MKIPNRIQPLVDDGLIDDVVRRLKSGKEADVYTVLCGEEIRCAKVYKEATQRSFKQAVQYQEGRKVRNTRNARAMQKGSKFGRKQQEESWQTAEVDALFRLANAGVRVPQPYICLDGVLLMELITDADGVVAPRLSDVILTEEEAVADFETMIRNIVRMLCAGIVHGDLSEFNVLMDADGPVIIDLPQAVDAAANNHAESMFERDVNNMTEYYGQFAPQLLETRYAKEIWALYEDGKLTPETPLTGLFAEDTHKADVDSLLDEIIAAEDEYYDRQRAMKERDLDH, from the coding sequence ATAGACGATGTGGTCCGTCGTTTGAAAAGTGGCAAAGAAGCCGACGTTTACACCGTTTTATGCGGTGAAGAAATCCGTTGCGCCAAAGTTTATAAGGAAGCGACGCAGCGTAGCTTCAAGCAGGCCGTGCAGTATCAGGAAGGCCGCAAAGTCCGCAATACCCGCAACGCGCGTGCGATGCAAAAAGGGTCAAAGTTCGGGCGTAAGCAGCAGGAAGAGTCCTGGCAAACGGCAGAAGTCGATGCGCTGTTCCGGCTGGCAAACGCCGGGGTGCGCGTGCCGCAACCGTATATTTGCCTGGATGGCGTGCTGCTGATGGAGCTGATCACCGACGCTGACGGCGTGGTTGCGCCGCGTCTGAGCGACGTTATCCTGACCGAAGAAGAAGCCGTGGCGGATTTTGAAACGATGATCCGCAATATCGTGCGCATGTTGTGCGCAGGGATTGTTCACGGTGATTTGTCAGAATTTAACGTGCTGATGGATGCCGACGGGCCGGTGATTATCGACCTGCCGCAGGCCGTGGACGCCGCCGCGAACAACCATGCCGAATCGATGTTTGAACGCGATGTGAATAACATGACCGAATATTATGGCCAGTTCGCGCCGCAATTGCTGGAAACGCGTTATGCCAAAGAAATCTGGGCGTTATACGAGGACGGTAAACTGACCCCGGAAACGCCTCTGACCGGTCTGTTCGCCGAAGATACGCATAAAGCGGACGTGGATTCCCTGCTCGATGAAATCATCGCCGCCGAAGATGAATACTACGACCGTCAGCGGGCAATGAAAGAACGCGATCTGGACCACTAA